The Carassius auratus strain Wakin chromosome 5, ASM336829v1, whole genome shotgun sequence genome includes a window with the following:
- the LOC113072654 gene encoding sesquipedalian-1-like, with product MKLNERSVAHYATCNSPPDKTGFLFKKGERNTAYHRRWFILKGNMLFYFEERESREPIGVIVLEGCTVELCESESEEFAFAIKFDCVKAKVYKMAAENQAAMESWVKALSRASFDYMRLVVKELERQLEEVQEETRSSLAKSKLKKHQPQLQGAASFQPATFSLQNATITAPLQEGVSSRENGVSWSKLPSVPNGVSDPQVNCSERGDRVRPPPVPPRRKTIGGSLESPVSPGTGCFSKLHDWYGKEVAELRIEWLQSQ from the coding sequence ATGAAGTTGAATGAGAGGAGCGTGGCACATTATGCCACATGCAACTCTCCTCCAGACAAGACGGGCTTCCTCTTTAAGAAAGGGGAACGGAACACAGCGTACCACCGCCGCTGGTTTATTCTGAAGGGCAACATGCTGTTCTACTTCGAGGAGAGGGAAAGCCGAGAGCCGATTGGCGTCATCGTCCTGGAAGGCTGTACGGTGGAGCTCTGCGAGTCTGAATCCGAAGAGTTTGCCTTCGCCATTAAATTCGACTGCGTCAAAGCGAAGGTCTACAAGATGGCTGCGGAGAACCAGGCCGCTATGGAATCATGGGTCAAAGCTCTGTCCCGGGCGAGCTTCGACTACATGCGTCTGGTCGTGAAGGAGCTGGAGAGGCAGCTGGAGGAGGTGCAAGAAGAAACCAGATCGTCACTCGCGAAAAGCAAGCTGAAGAAGCACCAGCCGCAACTGCAAGGAGCAGCAAGTTTCCAACCCGCAACCTTTTCACTACAGAACGCCACCATTACAGCGCCTTTGCAGGAAGGGGTGTCTAGCAGGGAAAACGGGGTGTCTTGGAGTAAACTCCCCAGTGTGCCAAACGGTGTCAGCGACCCACAAGTGAACTGTAGTGAGAGAGGAGATCGAGTCAGACCACCTCCGGTTCCTCCGCGAAGGAAGACCATTGGCGGATCACTCGAGAGCCCCGTTTCACCCGGCACAGGCTGCTTCTCCAAACTACATGACTGGTACGGCAAAGAGGTGGCTGAACTGAGAATAGAATGGCTGCAGAGCCAGTGA